The genomic segment ACGCGGGCAAGAGGGTTTTGTTCCTTGTCCCCAGCGCGCAGGCACTCGTGGCCTTGCGGACGAAGATAGCGAACAAGGAAATGCCCGGCTTGACCACTCAGGCCGAGCTGTTCCGGGACGCAATCAGTCACCCGGCGCCGCCACTGGAGGCGCTCAACACGTACTTGCACTACGCGGTCATTTACGGACAAAGTCCGGTCGGGTTGCCGGCGCCCGCGTTGCTCAAGAAGGCCAAGAAGGACGCGTGGGACGACACGTTCAACCGGACGCTGCAAGAGATCGCCTGGGAGACGGCTTCGAACTACCCGTACAGCGGCGTGAAGCCCGTGCCGGACAAATGACTCCGGTTCGGGCAGACCGACCTCACCCCGGGAGCGTGCGCGATTCGGGCTTGTTCAGCGGGTGCTGGTCCTTGCGGCCGTCGGCCACTACCGCCACCCACTCGGCCAGGCGCCGGCCGAGCAGCCGGCAGGCGTTCCGCACTTCTCCGTCTCGTGGCTCCCGTGCGGCGATCGCGCCGTAATGACAGGTGGTCATCGTGCCGGCGTAGTCCGTGACGCCGAACACCAGGAACCCGAAGTTCATGAGCACCATCAGGAGCGACTGGCAGGCGATCTCCGCCCCGCCCCCCCACCCGCCGCTGGACGAGAACGCGCACGCCACCTTGCCGTCCACCTTCCCCCAGTGGGTGAACATGGCCTCGTCCCAGAACCGCTTCATCTTCCAGGACAGCACACCCATGTTGGTCGGGCTGCCGACGGCCAGCCCGTCGCACCAGTGGACGTCGTCGGGCGTGGCGGCGTCCACCTCCCGGAACCGAACCTCCGTATTCGGAATGAGCCCCGCCCCCTCGGCGACCAGACGGGCCATCGTCGCGGTGTTTCCGCTTGCGGAATGGTAGAGTACCAGTACCTTCCCCATCCGTTCCCCCCGGCACATCTGGGTG from the Frigoriglobus tundricola genome contains:
- a CDS encoding flavodoxin family protein; this translates as MGKVLVLYHSASGNTATMARLVAEGAGLIPNTEVRFREVDAATPDDVHWCDGLAVGSPTNMGVLSWKMKRFWDEAMFTHWGKVDGKVACAFSSSGGWGGGAEIACQSLLMVLMNFGFLVFGVTDYAGTMTTCHYGAIAAREPRDGEVRNACRLLGRRLAEWVAVVADGRKDQHPLNKPESRTLPG